The following are encoded together in the Peromyscus leucopus breed LL Stock chromosome 1, UCI_PerLeu_2.1, whole genome shotgun sequence genome:
- the Prr19 gene encoding proline-rich protein 19 yields MDPRGPVSQPFQQLEKSGRIRRRKTRRERNKALVSGCRPLARQDPPASSRDPSVTLQDPVASAVPKLVVITQGRLSREHRGLFNHEVKSLDVARLLNSGSLEPCTPPLPTKSSCSPSRVQEPALEARGKENQAPGGVDSSPPSSPELPVLGRLLEELQCQLILPQAFPTRDLVQESRDAILRTLQGCHGCVPDLALVLRGGRSPLPETKPRVPERRRKTPSGMDVPEHAPREGRQRTQQGTKGVNFAVSQTCSSNPSHRASLVPPIDHQLPILPSVSSPSGVACGPPTAFDMLKSIWLIATPPQPQPRDVCPPQPLPQPPSPLLPRTSGNKDLDWSPDPPAPLLSLSWVVTQRSPESWSFPPMKLY; encoded by the exons ATGGACCCTCGGGGACCGGTCTCTCAGCCTTTCCAGCAGCTTGAGAAATCTGGTCGTATCCGGCGTCGCAAAACTAGGAGGGAGCGAAACAAGGCCCTGGTGAGTGGCTGTCGGCCACTGGCCCGTCAGGATCCTCCCGCGTCCAGTCGGGATCCATCTGTGACCCTCCAGGATCCTGTGGCTTCTGCAGTCCCCAAGCTTGTCGTCATAACTCAAGGCAGATTGAGCCGGGAGCACCGGGGTCTCTTCAACCATGAAGTGAAATCCCTGGATGTGGCCCGGCTGCTTAACAGTGGCTCCTTGGAACCATGTACCCCCCCACTGCCCACAAAGTCCTCCTGCAGCCCAAGCAGAGTCCAAGAACCAGCCTTAGAGGCAAGAGGCAAGGAGAACCAGGCGCCGGGAGGTGTCGACTCAAGCCCACCAAGTTCCCCGGAGCTCCCTGTGCTGGGGCGACTGCTGGAGGAGCTGCAGTGCCAGCTGATTCTGCCACAAGCCTTCCCTACGAGGGACCTAGTGCAGGAGTCCAGGGATGCCATCCTAAGGACCTTGCAAGGCTGCCATGGCTGCGTGCCGGATCTTGCCCTGGTGCTCCGAGGTGGTCGGTCACCCTTGCCTG AGACGAAGCCTAGGGTCCCCGAGAGACGGAGGAAGACACCTTCTGGTATGGATGTTCCTGAGCATGCTCCAAGGGAGGGGAGGCAAAGGACTCAACAGGGGACGAAGGGGGTTAACTTTGCCGTGTCTCAAACTTGCAGCAGCAACCCTTCACACAGGGCCAGCCTGGTGCCACCTATAGATCACCAGCTGCCCATCTTGCCCTCAGTATCTTCACCATCTGGGGTCGCGTGCGGTCCCCCAACAGCGTTTGATATGCTGAAAAGCATCTGGCTCAtagccaccccaccccagccccagccccgggATGTCTGCCCACCTCAACCTCTACCTCAGCCGCCGTCACCCTTGCTGCCCCGAACATCTGGCAATAAGGACTTGGACTGGAGCCCCGACCCTCCTGCCCCACTGCTCAGCCTCTCCTGGGTGGTGACTCAGAGGAGTCCAGAGTCTTGGTCCTTCCCCCCAATGAAGCTATACTGA